One window of Dehalobacterium formicoaceticum genomic DNA carries:
- a CDS encoding heme lyase CcmF/NrfE family subunit — MITATFGYGLLILALLAGLYTLYLNLAGLKEKREGLLSKAQLGMAVTGAFVTASSLIMLYALLTNDFSLKYVHDYSSTQLPLAYKISAFWAGNAGSLLLWAQMLVVAGVLVTFSHHHRDQNFFAVVSSVILVNIIFFLVSMILFANPFEGLPPGVEEGRGLNPMLRTPWMVIHPVAVYLGYVGWVVPFAFAMASLVHKRKDHQWLVYSRQWAVLSWLFLSIGNLLGAQWAYIELGWGGYWAWDPVENASFLPWLTGTAFLHSLMIQERKGMFKVWNQVLVIITYVLTLYGTFLVRSGILASVHAFPKSNLNYWFGFFMFAMLFWALYLLFTRRNLLKGEQEIIAFFSKETSFLLNNILFICCAVIIFFGTNLPIFSGMLTGVERAVGQEWFNASTGPVLLAIILLIGLCTLIPWKKTEPLQLLRIYFLPLAGSLILCVILFLQGMHHAWSLIGFSVITFVLINTLRAIVQDIGNWSKNNGRAGVRRGIGGHLAHLGVTLFALGVIGNAFYTVETIETVSVGETFSVGKVNDYDITFQGVKSREDGANAVIYTDLLVARNGKSVGTLTPEKIFYPGWESPRTEIVILGGPVEDLYIVLAGWGDQGSEATLEVHVNPLMNWLWIGGYVLILGTLLVLLPSKRLPDKRLIP, encoded by the coding sequence TTGATTACAGCTACTTTTGGCTATGGTTTGTTAATTTTAGCACTATTAGCCGGTCTTTATACCCTGTATTTGAATCTGGCAGGCTTGAAAGAAAAACGGGAAGGGCTGCTTTCAAAAGCCCAGTTAGGGATGGCCGTTACGGGGGCTTTTGTCACCGCATCTTCACTGATTATGCTTTATGCTCTGTTGACCAATGATTTTAGTCTCAAATATGTTCACGATTATTCTTCTACCCAATTACCTTTAGCTTATAAGATTTCAGCTTTTTGGGCAGGAAATGCAGGGTCTCTCCTATTATGGGCCCAAATGTTGGTGGTTGCTGGAGTTCTGGTCACTTTTTCCCACCATCATCGGGATCAGAACTTCTTTGCTGTCGTCTCCAGTGTTATTTTGGTTAATATCATCTTTTTTCTTGTTTCCATGATTTTGTTTGCCAATCCTTTTGAGGGGCTGCCTCCCGGAGTGGAAGAGGGGCGGGGATTAAATCCCATGCTGAGAACTCCCTGGATGGTCATTCATCCGGTAGCGGTTTATCTGGGTTATGTGGGCTGGGTTGTTCCCTTTGCCTTTGCCATGGCTTCACTGGTCCATAAAAGGAAGGACCATCAATGGCTGGTTTATTCCCGTCAATGGGCTGTGCTCAGTTGGTTGTTTTTAAGCATCGGAAACCTCTTAGGTGCCCAATGGGCGTATATTGAATTAGGCTGGGGAGGATATTGGGCTTGGGATCCGGTGGAAAATGCCTCTTTTCTTCCCTGGCTGACCGGTACCGCCTTCCTCCATTCCTTGATGATACAAGAACGGAAGGGTATGTTTAAGGTCTGGAATCAGGTGCTGGTGATCATCACCTATGTCTTGACATTGTATGGGACCTTCCTGGTGCGAAGCGGGATCCTTGCTTCTGTCCATGCTTTTCCCAAGTCCAATTTGAACTACTGGTTTGGTTTTTTTATGTTTGCCATGCTCTTTTGGGCCTTATATTTATTGTTTACCAGACGAAATCTGCTGAAAGGGGAACAGGAAATTATTGCTTTCTTTTCTAAGGAGACAAGCTTTCTGTTAAACAATATTTTATTCATATGCTGTGCTGTTATTATCTTTTTCGGCACCAATTTACCGATTTTCAGCGGTATGCTCACAGGTGTGGAGAGGGCAGTAGGTCAGGAATGGTTTAACGCTTCTACCGGACCGGTGCTGTTGGCGATCATCCTTTTAATTGGTCTTTGCACCTTAATCCCATGGAAGAAAACTGAACCTCTTCAGCTTTTACGCATCTATTTTCTTCCCCTGGCAGGATCTTTAATTCTGTGCGTGATTCTTTTTCTGCAGGGTATGCACCATGCCTGGAGCCTAATCGGTTTCTCAGTGATCACCTTTGTATTAATTAACACTTTGAGGGCCATCGTTCAAGATATTGGCAACTGGAGCAAAAACAATGGAAGGGCAGGGGTGCGCCGGGGCATCGGGGGCCATCTGGCACATCTGGGGGTAACGCTTTTTGCCTTAGGGGTTATCGGGAATGCCTTTTATACTGTGGAGACCATTGAAACCGTATCCGTGGGAGAAACCTTTTCTGTGGGAAAAGTTAATGATTATGATATTACTTTTCAAGGGGTTAAAAGTCGGGAGGATGGTGCTAACGCCGTCATCTATACCGATTTATTGGTAGCACGCAATGGAAAATCTGTAGGCACCTTAACGCCGGAAAAGATTTTTTATCCCGGTTGGGAGAGTCCCCGGACGGAAATCGTGATTTTGGGAGGTCCCGTCGAAGATCTCTATATCGTATTGGCAGGATGGGGTGATCAAGGGTCGGAAGCGACCTTGGAAGTCCATGTGAATCCCTTGATGAATTGGCTGTGGATCGGTGGATATGTACTGATTTTAGGCACCCTTCTCGTGCTTTTGCCGTCAAAAAGGCTGCCGGATAAGAGGTTGATCCCATGA
- a CDS encoding cytochrome c maturation protein CcmE — translation MTVKKKILISSVIVIGAVFYLIMSGFSNVKVHVSLEELIKSREEYQETYVQTEGRVLGDSVDWDASRVELTFVVTGLKDSEQTMPVLYNKPIPDNFQNATEVLVGGYYSEDGVFRAEEMVTKCPSKYEAELE, via the coding sequence ATGACAGTGAAAAAAAAGATTCTTATCAGTTCGGTTATTGTGATTGGAGCAGTCTTTTATCTGATCATGTCAGGTTTTAGTAATGTCAAAGTCCATGTTTCTTTGGAGGAACTGATTAAATCCAGGGAGGAATATCAGGAAACCTATGTGCAGACGGAAGGACGGGTATTGGGGGATTCTGTAGATTGGGATGCCTCCCGGGTAGAATTAACATTTGTGGTTACCGGTTTGAAGGATTCGGAACAGACGATGCCTGTGCTGTATAATAAGCCAATTCCTGATAATTTTCAAAATGCTACGGAGGTACTGGTTGGGGGTTATTATTCCGAGGATGGAGTGTTCCGTGCTGAGGAAATGGTTACCAAGTGTCCCTCAAAATATGAAGCCGAATTGGAATAA